From Rudanella lutea DSM 19387, a single genomic window includes:
- the aspS gene encoding aspartate--tRNA ligase: MLRSHTCGELRLADAAKTVTLSGWVQTIRDKGKVLWIDLRDRYGITQLILEEGVSSAELFVTARSLGREFVVQATGEVVERKAKNPNVPTGDIEVRPTALTVLNTANTPPFKIEDETDGGDDLRMKYRYLDLRRNPVRRNLELRHRMAQETRRYMDEQGFIEVETPVLIKSTPEGARDFVVPSRMNPGEFYALPQSPQTFKQLLMVSGFDRYFQIVKCFRDEDLRADRQPEFTQIDCEMSFVEQEDILVMFEGLVRQLFKTVKGIDLAEVPRMTYADAMRLYGSDKPDTRFGMQFVELTDMAKGKGFPVFDDAELVVGINVPGAAQYTRKQIDELTEWLKRPQIGAKGLIYARVNEDGSVKSSVDKFFSPEDLAGWATQFDAKPGDLILVLAGEADKTRKQLNELRLEMGSRLGLRNPDDYKVLWVLDFPLLEYGEEEQRWFAMHHPFTSPKPEDIPLLETNPGAVRANAYDMVINGTEVGGGSIRIFNKELQARMFSLLGFSDEEAKAQFGFLMDAFEFGAPPHGGIAFGFDRLTSLFGGADSIRDFIAFPKNNSGRDVMIDSPSTISDKQLDELKIKSVAEPK, encoded by the coding sequence ATGCTCCGATCTCATACCTGTGGCGAACTTCGCCTGGCTGATGCCGCTAAAACCGTAACTCTTTCTGGCTGGGTCCAGACCATCCGCGACAAAGGAAAGGTACTCTGGATTGATCTGCGCGACCGCTACGGAATTACCCAACTGATTCTGGAAGAAGGCGTTTCGTCGGCCGAATTGTTTGTTACGGCCCGCTCACTCGGTCGCGAGTTTGTGGTGCAGGCAACCGGCGAGGTCGTGGAGCGGAAAGCCAAAAACCCTAATGTACCCACCGGTGATATTGAGGTGCGCCCCACCGCCCTGACAGTACTCAACACGGCCAATACTCCGCCGTTCAAGATCGAAGACGAAACTGACGGGGGCGACGACCTGCGGATGAAATACCGCTACCTCGACCTGCGCCGGAACCCCGTGCGCCGGAACCTCGAACTGCGGCACCGCATGGCGCAGGAAACCCGCCGGTATATGGACGAGCAGGGTTTTATCGAAGTCGAAACGCCGGTGCTCATCAAGTCGACGCCCGAAGGTGCGCGTGATTTTGTGGTGCCCAGCCGCATGAACCCGGGTGAGTTTTACGCCCTGCCCCAGTCGCCCCAAACGTTTAAGCAGCTTCTGATGGTGTCGGGCTTCGACCGGTACTTTCAGATTGTGAAGTGTTTCCGCGACGAAGACCTCCGCGCCGACCGGCAGCCTGAGTTTACCCAAATTGACTGTGAAATGTCGTTTGTGGAGCAGGAAGATATTCTGGTGATGTTTGAAGGGCTGGTGCGGCAGCTGTTTAAAACCGTGAAAGGCATTGATCTGGCCGAAGTACCCCGCATGACCTATGCCGACGCCATGCGCCTGTACGGCTCCGACAAACCCGATACCCGTTTCGGAATGCAGTTTGTAGAACTGACCGACATGGCTAAGGGAAAAGGGTTCCCGGTGTTCGACGATGCCGAACTGGTAGTAGGAATCAACGTGCCGGGCGCGGCTCAGTACACCCGCAAGCAGATCGACGAGCTGACCGAGTGGCTCAAACGCCCACAAATTGGCGCGAAAGGGCTTATTTATGCCCGTGTCAACGAGGATGGCTCGGTGAAATCGTCGGTCGATAAGTTCTTCAGCCCCGAGGATCTGGCAGGTTGGGCGACGCAGTTTGATGCCAAGCCCGGCGACCTGATTCTGGTGCTGGCGGGCGAGGCCGACAAAACCCGTAAGCAACTGAACGAGCTGCGGCTTGAGATGGGTAGCCGCTTAGGGCTGCGCAATCCCGACGATTACAAAGTGCTGTGGGTACTCGATTTCCCTTTGCTGGAATATGGCGAAGAAGAGCAGCGGTGGTTTGCCATGCACCACCCCTTCACCTCGCCCAAACCCGAGGATATTCCGCTGCTCGAAACCAACCCCGGTGCGGTGCGGGCCAATGCCTACGACATGGTCATCAACGGTACCGAAGTGGGCGGGGGGTCCATCCGGATTTTCAACAAAGAACTACAGGCCCGGATGTTCAGCCTGCTCGGCTTCTCCGACGAAGAGGCTAAAGCACAGTTTGGCTTCCTGATGGACGCGTTTGAGTTTGGGGCTCCTCCGCACGGCGGTATCGCGTTCGGTTTCGACCGGTTAACGTCGCTCTTTGGTGGTGCCGACTCGATCCGAGACTTTATTGCCTTCCCGAAAAACAACTCGGGCCGCGACGTCATGATCGACTCGCCCTCGACTATTTCGGATAAGCAACTCGACGAGTTGAAGATCAAATCGGTTGCCGAACCCAAGTAA
- a CDS encoding SDR family oxidoreductase, with protein sequence MPFTIDLSDKVVLLTGSTAGIGLGIARQFARAGAHVSGCGLESIEQAGEFIQIVQSESGQTPLYVQADVTQPDDLARLVTETVAQYGRIDILASNAGTNVFAGIDGCSAAEWEMNLNLNLASHWRLARLCKPYLETAPGGGVIVVNASCHAYSSLPGCFPYNVAKTALMGLVRSLTLEWSPAIRTVGVAPGFIDTRLNEAWFNTFPDPAAERARTEAQFPMHRLGTPDEIGGWFVFLASDYARFSAGQTYLIDGGRSVVMM encoded by the coding sequence GGCTCGGAATTGCCCGGCAGTTTGCCCGCGCCGGTGCCCACGTGTCCGGTTGCGGCCTCGAATCCATCGAGCAGGCGGGCGAATTTATCCAGATTGTCCAGAGCGAATCAGGACAGACGCCCCTGTACGTACAGGCCGACGTTACTCAACCCGACGACTTAGCCCGGCTCGTGACCGAAACCGTTGCCCAATACGGGCGAATTGATATTCTGGCGTCGAATGCGGGCACCAACGTATTTGCGGGAATCGACGGCTGTTCGGCGGCCGAGTGGGAAATGAACCTGAATCTGAATCTGGCCTCGCATTGGCGGCTGGCCCGGCTTTGCAAGCCCTATCTGGAAACCGCGCCCGGCGGTGGGGTGATTGTGGTCAATGCGTCGTGCCATGCGTACAGCAGCCTGCCGGGCTGTTTTCCGTACAATGTAGCCAAAACGGCCCTGATGGGACTGGTACGCAGCCTGACGCTGGAGTGGAGCCCGGCTATTCGGACGGTGGGCGTAGCACCGGGATTTATCGACACCCGGCTCAACGAAGCCTGGTTCAATACTTTCCCGGACCCAGCCGCCGAACGAGCCCGCACCGAAGCGCAGTTTCCGATGCACCGATTAGGTACGCCCGATGAAATTGGCGGCTGGTTTGTATTTCTGGCAAGCGACTACGCCCGCTTCTCCGCCGGGCAAACCTACCTCATCGACGGGGGGCGGTCGGTCGTGATGATGTAA
- the dacB gene encoding D-alanyl-D-alanine carboxypeptidase/D-alanyl-D-alanine endopeptidase produces the protein MSISLILGSFPLWAQSGADSTNTQRLLLLLDQFQQGPVARHGTVALSVRRVSDGEPLIGYNSRQSLSTASTLKLVTTATALAVLGGTYSYTTVLEYDGPLRDSTLTGNLYIRGSGDPSLGTWRYSGGATLRSPDLPTLLGIWSDAIRRAGIRRIEGRVIGDGSIYNDPPVPDTWPYGDLGNYYGAGLSGLNLNENLYRVFFRPGKTVGAAATLLRTDPPLPYLTLHNTVSTDAADTGDQVNIYGAPLANQQWLTGKIPIDSKEFSVKGSLPDPAYFAAYALTEQLRRDSVRVGNEPAAYGSGLPAPKPTGRRTLLYTHRSPALTELAQQTNFQSVNLYAEALLRTAALRLNPGVRNTDEAVETVAKFWRGKGVNLDGFRMRDGSGLSTVGGLSADNMTGILARMGTERTFPAFYETIPVVGQSGTVRSLARNTAAAGNVRAKSGSIEGVRAYAGYFTAADGELMTFSVMVNRFTPGQNRALTAQLERILAAMVQLNGKKE, from the coding sequence TTGTCCATAAGCCTGATTCTGGGCTCATTCCCCCTTTGGGCCCAGTCAGGGGCCGACTCCACCAACACCCAACGGCTGCTGTTACTCCTCGATCAGTTTCAGCAGGGGCCCGTGGCCCGGCATGGCACGGTAGCCCTTTCGGTTCGGCGGGTGAGCGATGGCGAGCCACTTATCGGCTACAATTCACGCCAGAGCCTGTCGACTGCCTCGACGCTCAAACTGGTCACTACCGCTACCGCATTGGCCGTATTGGGTGGTACCTACTCGTACACCACCGTTCTGGAATACGACGGGCCACTCCGCGACAGTACGCTCACGGGCAACCTGTACATACGGGGTTCGGGCGACCCCTCGCTGGGTACCTGGCGGTATTCGGGTGGAGCCACACTGCGCTCACCCGACCTGCCTACCCTGCTGGGTATCTGGTCCGACGCGATTCGGCGGGCAGGCATCCGCCGAATTGAAGGTCGGGTAATTGGCGACGGGTCGATTTACAACGACCCACCCGTACCTGATACCTGGCCGTATGGCGATCTGGGCAATTATTACGGGGCCGGACTGAGTGGGCTCAATCTCAACGAGAACTTGTACCGGGTATTTTTCAGACCGGGTAAGACCGTTGGCGCGGCCGCAACCCTGCTCCGCACCGATCCGCCCCTGCCCTATCTGACCTTGCACAATACCGTATCGACCGATGCCGCCGACACGGGCGATCAGGTCAATATTTACGGTGCTCCGCTCGCCAATCAGCAGTGGCTCACGGGCAAAATTCCAATCGACAGCAAGGAGTTTAGCGTCAAAGGCTCGCTACCCGACCCAGCTTATTTTGCGGCCTACGCCCTCACCGAGCAACTCCGGCGAGATAGTGTCCGGGTGGGCAACGAGCCCGCAGCCTACGGATCGGGATTACCCGCGCCCAAACCGACGGGCCGACGTACACTTCTGTACACCCACCGTTCCCCAGCGCTGACCGAGCTGGCACAACAAACCAACTTTCAGAGTGTGAACCTCTACGCCGAAGCCCTGCTCCGAACGGCGGCCCTGCGGCTCAATCCGGGCGTTCGGAACACCGACGAAGCCGTGGAAACGGTGGCTAAATTCTGGCGGGGCAAAGGCGTTAACCTCGACGGATTCCGGATGCGCGACGGCAGCGGCCTATCCACCGTGGGCGGGTTATCGGCCGACAATATGACGGGAATTCTGGCCCGAATGGGTACCGAACGTACGTTCCCGGCCTTCTACGAAACCATTCCGGTGGTGGGGCAGTCGGGCACGGTGCGGAGCCTGGCGCGCAACACGGCAGCCGCGGGGAATGTGCGGGCCAAGAGTGGGTCGATTGAGGGAGTGCGGGCCTATGCAGGCTACTTCACGGCGGCTGATGGCGAACTGATGACTTTTTCGGTTATGGTAAACCGGTTTACGCCGGGTCAGAACCGGGCGCTAACGGCCCAGCTGGAGCGGATTCTGGCGGCAATGGTACAACTGAACGGGAAGAAGGAGTAA
- a CDS encoding sensor histidine kinase, producing MKSIGNLFAAISPDRRIALAFLVALLLIAAGFVLSFYSYSRYGADSDRVQATHEAINGLEDVLSSLKDVENGTRGYLASGGDSLYLEAYIVARRELPDDWVRLRKALGDNPRQLARLDTLEAQARTKLAIDSLQIRSRTDRRALNSRLLIAKLKMDNIRRSVAWMIAEEKSLMKARNEKAAASYQQTIVVIFLLSMLTFLTLIAAYNSLNEELTRRQLTEDQLRGYEDELQARIRQLTTSNEELERFAFIASHDLQEPLRKIQSFAGLITQRARLDTETSLFMGKITGSADRMSRMIKDLLEFSRVSNQAHNYQTVGMSEIVGRVLDDMELQIKGLDVDIRVDPLPVLPVIPSQMEQVFANLISNAIKYRKPDTRPVVRVTWEPVDEVDCADLTSNRAYVKISVCDNGIGFDEKYAERIFQLFGRLHPQTAYDGTGIGLAVCKRIVMAHQGYIRAHSKPGEGATFDLILPEKLAMAETDDEGLLLTPSSRSVVPLPPESAPAGPLAPGSDPA from the coding sequence ATGAAATCGATCGGTAACCTATTCGCGGCTATCAGTCCGGACCGCCGGATTGCGTTGGCTTTCCTGGTTGCCCTATTGCTCATTGCCGCCGGGTTTGTGCTGTCGTTTTACAGCTACAGCCGGTATGGCGCCGATAGTGACCGGGTACAGGCAACGCACGAAGCCATTAACGGGCTTGAAGATGTACTGTCGTCGTTGAAAGACGTCGAAAACGGAACGCGTGGGTACCTCGCGTCCGGGGGCGACTCGCTGTACCTGGAAGCGTACATTGTGGCCCGGCGCGAACTGCCCGACGATTGGGTTCGCCTACGCAAAGCCCTGGGCGATAACCCCCGGCAGCTGGCCCGGCTCGATACGCTCGAAGCGCAGGCCCGAACCAAACTGGCCATCGATAGTCTACAGATTCGGTCCCGCACCGACCGGCGGGCCTTAAATAGCCGATTGCTCATCGCGAAGCTCAAGATGGATAACATCCGGCGGTCGGTGGCCTGGATGATTGCCGAGGAAAAAAGCCTCATGAAAGCCCGCAACGAGAAGGCCGCAGCCTCGTATCAGCAGACCATCGTCGTCATTTTTCTGCTGTCGATGCTGACGTTTCTGACCCTCATTGCGGCTTACAATTCACTCAATGAAGAACTGACCCGGCGTCAGCTAACCGAAGATCAGCTGCGGGGGTATGAAGATGAGCTACAGGCCCGAATCCGACAGCTGACTACCTCCAATGAAGAGCTGGAACGGTTCGCCTTTATTGCCTCGCACGATTTGCAGGAGCCCCTGCGCAAGATTCAGTCATTTGCGGGCCTGATTACCCAACGCGCCAGGCTGGATACCGAAACGAGCCTTTTTATGGGCAAAATCACGGGTTCGGCCGACCGAATGTCGCGCATGATCAAAGACTTGCTGGAGTTTTCGCGGGTGTCTAATCAGGCGCATAACTACCAGACGGTCGGCATGAGCGAAATTGTAGGGCGGGTACTCGACGATATGGAATTGCAGATCAAAGGGCTTGATGTTGATATTCGGGTTGATCCGTTGCCGGTGTTGCCCGTGATTCCGAGTCAGATGGAGCAGGTGTTTGCCAACCTGATCAGCAATGCGATCAAATACCGTAAACCTGATACGCGCCCGGTGGTGCGGGTCACCTGGGAGCCCGTTGACGAAGTCGATTGTGCCGACCTGACCTCGAACCGTGCGTACGTCAAAATCTCGGTTTGTGACAACGGGATTGGCTTCGATGAGAAGTATGCTGAGCGTATTTTTCAGCTGTTTGGGCGGTTGCACCCGCAAACGGCCTACGACGGTACCGGCATTGGTCTGGCTGTTTGCAAGCGGATTGTGATGGCGCATCAGGGCTACATCAGAGCCCACAGCAAGCCGGGCGAAGGGGCTACGTTTGACCTCATTCTTCCCGAAAAACTGGCCATGGCCGAAACCGACGACGAGGGTTTACTGCTTACTCCTTCTTCCCGTTCAGTTGTACCATTGCCGCCAGAATCCGCTCCAGCTGGGCCGTTAGCGCCCGGTTCTGACCCGGCGTAA
- a CDS encoding pyruvate dehydrogenase complex dihydrolipoamide acetyltransferase — MAELIRMPKMSDTMTEGVIAEWHKKVGDKVKSGDVLAEVETDKATMDLESYEEGTLLYIGVEKGQSVPVDGVLAIIGAEGEDYKALLDGGAPAAASAGTPDRPEAAPAGDIKSEQVNTDMPAANAVSAAPAEEVNASVIRMPKMSDTMTEGVIVAWHKKEGDTVKSGDVLAEVETDKATMDLEAYEEGTLLYVGVKEGESVAVDAVIAVVGEKGANFKVLLEGGASGSAPATAAPAAPATEAAPAASAPAAAASSENGRVKASPLAKAIAEERGIDLRQVHGTGPEGRIVKADVESFAPGKAAPAPAAAPAPAAPVAASAPAPAPAPQAAPQAAPAPAGEFEDFPVSQMRKTIARRLSESMFTAPHFYLTMEINMDKAMQLRGTVNAVSPVKISFNDFVLKAAAVALKQHPDVNSSWLGDKIRKYKYVNIGVAVAIPDGLLVPVVRNADQKTLSTIAAEVKDLAGKAKDKKLQPKDWEGSTFSISNLGMFGIEEFTAIINPPDSCIMAIGAIKESVKFVDGQAQPTNVMKVTLSCDHRVVDGATGAAFLQTFKQLLEDPMRMLV; from the coding sequence ATGGCTGAATTAATCCGAATGCCCAAAATGAGCGACACCATGACCGAAGGCGTCATTGCGGAGTGGCACAAAAAAGTGGGCGATAAAGTGAAGTCGGGCGATGTCCTGGCCGAAGTAGAAACCGACAAGGCTACGATGGACCTCGAATCGTACGAAGAAGGTACCCTGCTGTATATCGGCGTCGAAAAAGGACAGTCGGTACCCGTTGATGGGGTGCTGGCCATAATCGGTGCCGAAGGCGAAGATTACAAAGCCCTGCTCGACGGTGGAGCCCCGGCTGCCGCTTCGGCCGGAACGCCGGACCGTCCCGAAGCTGCGCCCGCTGGCGACATTAAATCGGAGCAGGTAAACACCGATATGCCAGCCGCCAACGCGGTATCGGCCGCCCCCGCCGAAGAAGTGAACGCTTCCGTGATCCGAATGCCCAAAATGTCGGACACCATGACCGAAGGGGTGATTGTGGCCTGGCACAAAAAAGAAGGTGATACTGTGAAATCGGGCGATGTGTTGGCTGAGGTAGAAACCGATAAGGCTACCATGGACCTCGAAGCCTACGAAGAAGGCACCCTGCTGTACGTGGGCGTGAAAGAAGGTGAGTCGGTAGCGGTTGATGCCGTGATCGCGGTTGTGGGCGAAAAAGGAGCCAATTTCAAAGTACTGCTCGAGGGCGGTGCGTCGGGGAGTGCTCCGGCCACTGCGGCACCAGCTGCCCCGGCTACGGAGGCCGCACCCGCAGCGTCGGCCCCAGCGGCTGCCGCGTCGTCGGAAAACGGCCGGGTGAAAGCATCGCCCCTCGCCAAAGCCATTGCCGAAGAGCGGGGTATCGATCTCCGTCAGGTACACGGCACTGGCCCCGAAGGCCGTATTGTGAAAGCCGATGTAGAGTCGTTTGCACCCGGTAAAGCCGCCCCAGCTCCGGCTGCTGCTCCGGCACCAGCTGCCCCGGTTGCAGCATCTGCACCCGCCCCCGCTCCAGCACCGCAGGCTGCTCCGCAAGCCGCCCCGGCTCCGGCGGGCGAGTTCGAAGACTTCCCGGTCAGCCAGATGCGCAAGACAATTGCCCGTCGCCTGAGCGAGAGCATGTTTACCGCTCCGCATTTCTACCTGACCATGGAAATCAACATGGACAAGGCGATGCAACTACGCGGAACGGTCAACGCGGTAAGCCCCGTGAAGATTTCGTTCAACGATTTTGTGCTGAAAGCGGCTGCTGTGGCTCTCAAGCAACACCCCGACGTCAACTCGTCGTGGCTCGGCGACAAAATCCGCAAGTACAAGTACGTTAACATTGGTGTAGCCGTGGCTATCCCCGATGGTTTGCTGGTGCCGGTGGTACGCAACGCCGACCAGAAAACGCTGTCGACGATTGCGGCTGAGGTAAAAGACCTGGCGGGCAAGGCCAAAGACAAGAAACTTCAGCCCAAAGATTGGGAAGGCAGCACCTTCTCGATCTCGAACCTGGGTATGTTTGGTATCGAAGAGTTTACGGCGATCATTAACCCCCCCGACTCGTGCATCATGGCGATTGGAGCCATCAAAGAGTCGGTGAAGTTTGTGGATGGACAGGCTCAACCAACCAACGTGATGAAAGTAACCCTCTCGTGCGACCACCGCGTGGTAGACGGCGCTACGGGGGCGGCTTTCCTGCAAACGTTCAAGCAGTTGCTCGAAGACCCCATGCGGATGCTGGTGTAG
- the hslV gene encoding ATP-dependent protease subunit HslV, translated as MQQTIHATTVVGIRHNGQVSLGADGQATMGNTVAKSNVRKVRSLLGGKVLAGFAGSTADAFTLIERFEEKLNGYGGNLKRAAIELAKDWRTDRYLRKLEAMLIVASKEDLLIISGTGDVIEPDSDVAAIGSGGSFAQSAAIALKKHAAHLTAEEMVRESLHIAADVCIYTNHNLTVEKIG; from the coding sequence ATGCAACAGACAATTCATGCCACCACTGTGGTGGGGATTCGCCACAACGGACAAGTATCGCTCGGGGCCGATGGGCAGGCTACCATGGGCAATACCGTTGCCAAAAGTAATGTTCGGAAAGTGCGCTCGCTGCTTGGCGGCAAGGTGTTAGCGGGCTTTGCGGGCTCAACGGCCGACGCCTTTACCCTCATCGAACGGTTTGAAGAAAAACTCAACGGCTACGGCGGTAACCTGAAGCGGGCCGCTATTGAACTGGCCAAAGACTGGCGCACCGACCGGTACCTGCGCAAACTCGAAGCCATGCTCATTGTGGCGTCGAAAGAGGATTTGCTCATTATTTCGGGGACGGGTGATGTGATTGAGCCCGACAGCGATGTGGCCGCCATCGGCTCAGGAGGGAGTTTTGCGCAGTCGGCGGCTATAGCCCTCAAAAAGCACGCAGCTCACCTCACCGCCGAAGAAATGGTGCGCGAGAGCCTGCACATTGCGGCCGATGTGTGTATTTACACCAACCATAACCTGACGGTCGAAAAAATTGGGTAA
- a CDS encoding DMT family protein gives MKAIYCIGLLVISNVFMTLAWYGHLQVKQFPALARLSFAGIVLLSWGLALFEYVFQVPANRIGSSETGGPFSLFELKTIQEAVSLIVFTLITIFVFRTDKLAWNHLVGFFFIVVAVFFIFKKW, from the coding sequence ATGAAAGCAATCTACTGCATTGGCCTGCTGGTAATCTCCAATGTGTTTATGACGCTGGCCTGGTATGGCCACCTGCAAGTGAAACAATTTCCGGCGCTGGCCCGGCTCTCTTTCGCCGGGATCGTGTTGCTGAGCTGGGGCCTCGCCCTGTTTGAATACGTGTTTCAGGTACCGGCCAACCGAATCGGCTCTTCCGAGACCGGCGGCCCTTTTTCGCTTTTCGAACTCAAAACCATTCAGGAGGCCGTGTCGCTCATTGTGTTCACGCTGATTACGATTTTCGTCTTCCGCACCGACAAGCTTGCCTGGAACCACCTGGTCGGGTTCTTTTTCATCGTTGTGGCCGTATTCTTTATTTTCAAGAAGTGGTGA
- a CDS encoding acetyl-CoA carboxylase carboxyltransferase subunit alpha, giving the protein MRTYLDFEKPIADLEARLEETRKLAERTGVDVSDAVDILEKSIDKLQFEIFQNLTRWQRVQLSRHPDRPYTLDYIERMCDQFIELHGDRSVRDDPAMVGGFGEIGGQSVMIIGQQKGRNTKQRQHRNFGMPNPEGYRKALRLMQLAEKFNKPIITLIDTPGAFPGLEAEERGQGEAIARNLREMMTLKVPVICIVIGEGASGGALGIAIGDRVLMLENAWYSVISPENCSTILWRSWNYKEQAAEAMKPTARDMKQAGLIDGIVEEPIGGAHTDHAAMADILKAVILATLEELNALTPQERISQRIDKFCNMGVVLE; this is encoded by the coding sequence ATGAGAACTTACCTCGATTTTGAAAAGCCCATTGCTGATCTGGAAGCGCGACTGGAAGAAACCCGAAAATTAGCCGAACGGACCGGTGTAGACGTTAGCGATGCCGTCGACATACTCGAAAAAAGCATTGATAAGCTTCAGTTCGAGATTTTTCAGAACCTGACGCGCTGGCAACGGGTTCAGTTGTCGCGCCACCCCGACCGGCCTTATACGCTCGACTATATTGAGCGCATGTGCGATCAGTTTATCGAACTCCACGGCGACCGCTCGGTGCGCGATGATCCGGCCATGGTGGGTGGATTCGGTGAAATCGGCGGACAGTCGGTGATGATCATTGGGCAGCAGAAAGGCCGGAATACCAAGCAGCGGCAGCACCGCAATTTCGGGATGCCCAACCCCGAGGGCTACCGCAAGGCGCTGCGTCTGATGCAGTTGGCTGAGAAGTTCAACAAACCCATTATTACGCTGATCGACACGCCGGGCGCTTTCCCCGGCCTTGAGGCCGAAGAGCGCGGGCAGGGTGAGGCTATTGCCCGCAACCTGCGCGAGATGATGACCCTCAAAGTGCCCGTTATCTGTATTGTTATTGGTGAAGGAGCATCGGGCGGGGCCCTCGGCATTGCCATCGGCGACCGCGTGCTGATGCTCGAAAACGCCTGGTATTCGGTAATTTCGCCCGAAAACTGCTCGACCATTCTGTGGCGGAGCTGGAACTACAAAGAGCAGGCTGCTGAAGCCATGAAGCCCACCGCCCGCGACATGAAACAGGCCGGCCTGATCGACGGTATCGTGGAGGAGCCCATCGGTGGCGCCCATACCGACCATGCCGCTATGGCCGATATTCTGAAAGCCGTCATTCTGGCTACCCTCGAAGAACTCAACGCCCTGACCCCGCAGGAGCGCATTAGTCAGCGCATCGACAAGTTCTGCAACATGGGCGTGGTGTTGGAATAA
- a CDS encoding MBL fold metallo-hydrolase RNA specificity domain-containing protein codes for MKLSFLGAARQVTGSMYLLEVQDDYRILIDCGSDLERSSSNGQAPPTTPATSFFPFEASGINLVLLTHAHVDHSGNLPNLYREGYEGQILCTEPTFALTEILLKDAATINQKRINDLNASKKKRVKDRQAKMQNDLYLERQVRDAMENVVPIAFNRRFRVHEGLDVTFIPAGHLLGAAHIVINVFENGERKSICFSGDIGRKNYPLLIDPAPVPPVDYLICESTYGNRLHENTETPEEALADVIKRTCIDIPGRLIIPSFSVGRTQALLYTLNKLYSEHNFPPIKVFSDSPMAYDSSRVYTKNIRLLNKEARDFYEENEALFDFENFTFLESTKASKAVSDYNEPCIIISSSGMVQGGRVEHHIAANIGNPYCTILMIGYCAEGTLGWRLLNGQPTLTIKGKEQAVNARVEKIDVFSGHGDQNDLINFVKMQPADSLRKVFLVHGELSGMEAFREALAEVGYNQVEIPTKGQTYEL; via the coding sequence ATGAAGTTATCTTTTCTGGGGGCCGCCCGGCAGGTGACGGGCAGTATGTACCTGCTGGAAGTTCAGGACGACTACCGAATCCTGATCGACTGCGGTTCGGACCTCGAACGTTCTTCCTCGAACGGGCAGGCACCTCCCACCACGCCAGCTACCAGTTTCTTTCCGTTTGAGGCCTCTGGTATTAACCTTGTTTTGCTGACCCACGCCCACGTTGACCATTCGGGCAATCTGCCTAACCTCTACCGCGAGGGGTACGAAGGGCAGATCCTGTGCACCGAACCAACGTTTGCGCTCACTGAAATTCTCCTGAAAGATGCCGCTACCATTAACCAGAAGCGCATCAACGACCTCAACGCGAGTAAGAAAAAACGGGTAAAAGACCGGCAGGCCAAGATGCAGAATGATTTGTATCTGGAACGGCAAGTGCGCGACGCTATGGAAAACGTAGTGCCTATCGCGTTTAACCGGCGGTTTCGGGTGCATGAGGGGCTCGACGTTACCTTTATCCCGGCCGGGCACCTGCTCGGGGCCGCCCATATCGTGATCAACGTATTTGAAAACGGGGAGCGGAAAAGCATCTGTTTCTCGGGCGATATTGGGCGTAAAAATTACCCGCTCCTCATTGATCCGGCTCCGGTTCCCCCGGTCGACTATCTGATTTGCGAAAGCACCTACGGCAACCGGCTCCACGAAAATACCGAGACACCGGAGGAAGCATTGGCCGACGTTATCAAGCGAACCTGCATTGATATTCCGGGTCGGCTGATTATCCCCTCGTTTAGTGTGGGCCGCACACAGGCTCTGCTGTACACGCTCAACAAGCTGTATTCGGAACATAACTTCCCGCCGATCAAGGTTTTCTCGGATAGCCCGATGGCGTACGATAGCTCGCGGGTGTACACCAAAAATATTCGCTTGCTGAACAAAGAGGCTCGCGATTTTTACGAGGAAAACGAAGCCCTGTTCGATTTTGAAAACTTCACGTTTCTGGAGTCGACTAAGGCGAGCAAGGCCGTGTCGGATTACAACGAACCCTGCATTATCATCTCGTCGTCGGGCATGGTGCAGGGCGGGCGCGTGGAGCACCACATTGCCGCCAACATTGGTAATCCGTATTGCACCATTCTGATGATCGGCTACTGTGCCGAGGGCACGCTGGGTTGGCGTTTGCTCAACGGGCAGCCAACGCTCACCATCAAAGGTAAAGAGCAGGCCGTGAATGCGCGGGTCGAGAAAATCGACGTGTTCAGCGGGCATGGCGACCAAAATGATCTGATTAACTTCGTCAAAATGCAACCGGCCGACTCGCTTCGGAAGGTGTTTCTGGTACACGGCGAGCTGTCGGGTATGGAAGCCTTCAGGGAAGCCCTCGCCGAAGTCGGTTACAATCAGGTTGAAATTCCTACCAAAGGACAAACGTATGAACTTTAA